In Synechocystis sp. PCC 6714, the following are encoded in one genomic region:
- the leuS gene encoding leucine--tRNA ligase encodes MASPYNAGEIEQKWQQRWAEWGLDKTPIASDLPKFYALSMFPYPSGNLHMGHVRNYTITDVIARLKRMQGYQVLHPMGWDAFGLPAENAAIERGIPPREWTEKNIAQMRSQLQQLGLSIDWQREVATCSPEYYRWTQWLFLEFFQAGLAYQKEATVNWDPIDQTVLANEQVDSEGRSWRSGAMVERKLLRQWFLKITDYAEALLNDLEQLTGWPERVKLMQSHWIGKSVGAYLEFPIKNSQEKIAVFTTRPDTVYGVTYVVLAPEHPLTKVVTTVEQQATVDDFVAMVAKESEIERTAEDKPKRGVKTGGIAINPFNGQEIPILIADYVLYEYGTGAVMGVPAHDQRDFKFAQDNNLPIQVVIIPEDADNSDMNLTAAYTEAGVMVNSAQFTGMASPKAKQAIIEYAESNGYGQARVQYRLRDWLISRQRYWGCPIPIIHCADCGAVPVPKEHLPVTLPDNVEFSGRGPSPLAKLEDWINVPCPSCGKPAKRETDTMDTFIDSSWYFLRYADAQNTELPFDGEKIAQWLPVDQYVGGIEHAILHLLYSRFFTKVLADRELISVREPFQRLLTQGMVQGITYKTRQTGKYLTSDQVVYKNGECREKESNEPVIIFHEKMSKSKFNGVDPQEVLGKYGADTARMFILFKAPPEKDLEWDDADVEGQFRFLNRVWRLVTDYIGDRPSTLSTNDPLTKPEKDLRRAIHTAIKEVAEDLNDDYQFNTAISEMMKLSNALIAATDLITSPVYQEGIETLLLLLAPFAPHLTEELWHQLGHQGSIHQRPWLQVDSTALVLDEITLVIQVLGKTRGTITVPAGADKAQLEELARNSDLAQRYLEGKTIKKVIVVPGKLVNFVIA; translated from the coding sequence GTGGCATCCCCATATAACGCTGGTGAAATCGAGCAAAAATGGCAACAACGCTGGGCTGAATGGGGGTTGGACAAAACACCGATCGCCTCTGATTTACCCAAATTCTATGCCCTGTCCATGTTTCCCTATCCGTCTGGGAATCTCCACATGGGCCATGTGCGGAACTACACCATTACCGATGTCATTGCCCGTTTAAAACGGATGCAGGGTTACCAGGTGCTCCACCCCATGGGTTGGGATGCGTTTGGTTTGCCGGCGGAAAATGCGGCGATCGAACGGGGGATTCCGCCCAGGGAATGGACGGAAAAAAATATTGCCCAGATGCGGAGTCAGTTACAACAGTTGGGACTTTCCATTGATTGGCAAAGGGAAGTGGCCACCTGCTCCCCGGAATATTATCGTTGGACCCAATGGTTATTTTTGGAATTTTTCCAAGCTGGTTTGGCCTACCAAAAGGAAGCGACGGTTAATTGGGACCCCATTGATCAAACGGTCTTGGCCAATGAGCAAGTGGATAGTGAAGGCCGCTCCTGGCGATCAGGGGCCATGGTGGAACGGAAATTATTGCGGCAATGGTTTTTGAAAATTACCGACTATGCAGAAGCTTTACTGAATGATTTGGAGCAATTAACGGGCTGGCCGGAACGGGTCAAACTAATGCAATCCCATTGGATTGGTAAATCCGTGGGGGCCTATTTGGAATTTCCTATTAAAAATAGTCAAGAAAAAATTGCCGTTTTCACCACTCGCCCCGATACGGTTTATGGGGTAACCTATGTTGTTTTAGCCCCGGAACATCCTTTGACCAAGGTAGTTACCACAGTGGAGCAACAGGCCACAGTGGACGATTTTGTGGCCATGGTGGCCAAAGAAAGTGAAATTGAACGGACAGCGGAAGATAAACCCAAGCGTGGCGTTAAAACCGGTGGCATTGCCATCAATCCCTTTAATGGCCAAGAAATTCCCATTCTCATTGCTGATTATGTTTTATACGAGTACGGCACCGGCGCAGTGATGGGGGTACCAGCTCACGACCAACGGGATTTCAAATTTGCCCAAGATAACAATTTGCCCATCCAAGTGGTGATTATTCCCGAAGATGCCGACAACAGTGATATGAATTTGACGGCAGCCTATACCGAGGCGGGGGTGATGGTTAATTCGGCCCAGTTCACCGGCATGGCTTCCCCCAAGGCCAAGCAAGCGATCATTGAATACGCCGAAAGCAATGGTTATGGCCAAGCAAGGGTGCAATATCGTCTGCGGGATTGGTTAATTTCCCGTCAACGCTATTGGGGCTGTCCCATTCCCATCATCCATTGTGCAGATTGTGGAGCAGTGCCAGTCCCAAAAGAGCATCTGCCGGTGACTTTACCCGATAATGTGGAATTTTCCGGCCGTGGCCCTTCCCCCTTGGCGAAACTGGAGGATTGGATTAATGTACCCTGTCCCAGTTGTGGCAAGCCGGCCAAACGGGAAACCGACACCATGGATACGTTCATCGATTCTTCCTGGTATTTCCTCCGTTATGCTGATGCCCAAAATACGGAGTTACCTTTTGATGGGGAAAAAATTGCCCAATGGTTACCGGTGGACCAGTATGTGGGAGGCATTGAACACGCCATTTTGCATTTGCTTTATTCCCGTTTTTTCACCAAAGTTTTGGCGGACAGGGAATTGATTTCCGTTCGGGAGCCGTTCCAAAGACTTTTGACCCAGGGCATGGTGCAAGGCATTACCTATAAAACTCGTCAGACAGGTAAATATCTCACTTCTGATCAAGTGGTTTATAAAAACGGTGAATGTCGGGAAAAAGAAAGCAATGAACCAGTGATTATTTTTCACGAAAAAATGTCCAAATCGAAATTTAACGGGGTTGATCCCCAGGAAGTGTTGGGCAAATATGGGGCGGATACAGCCCGGATGTTCATTCTCTTTAAGGCTCCCCCAGAAAAGGATTTGGAATGGGATGATGCAGATGTGGAAGGACAATTCCGCTTTCTCAATCGGGTTTGGCGGTTAGTGACCGACTACATTGGCGATCGCCCCTCAACTCTGAGCACCAATGATCCCTTAACTAAGCCGGAGAAGGATTTACGGCGGGCTATCCATACGGCCATCAAAGAGGTAGCGGAAGATTTGAACGATGATTACCAGTTCAACACTGCCATTTCGGAAATGATGAAACTCAGTAATGCTCTGATTGCGGCGACGGATTTGATTACCTCCCCCGTTTACCAAGAAGGCATTGAAACCCTGTTGTTACTCCTTGCCCCCTTTGCCCCCCATTTAACAGAGGAATTGTGGCATCAGTTGGGCCATCAGGGTTCGATCCACCAAAGGCCCTGGTTGCAGGTGGATTCCACCGCTCTGGTGCTGGATGAAATTACTTTGGTGATCCAAGTCTTAGGTAAAACCAGGGGAACAATAACTGTTCCTGCGGGGGCTGATAAGGCTCAGTTGGAAGAGTTGGCCCGTAATTCTGATTTAGCCCAACGTTATCTGGAAGGAAAAACTATTAAAAAGGTCATTGTGGTGCCGGGTAAGCTGGTCAATTTTGTCATTGCTTAG
- a CDS encoding PD-(D/E)XK nuclease family protein, giving the protein MPTLYVSSRIEPLLDAAWELSQDLSDDGGWQMITPNRNAAQTLGVTAFSLQQLAQDILNIRQIKIAPPLVVHDYLKEALRQTLELQDPEGMARTWQPTVQVIFRSQPDLCLGSNSSKRAQEVFAVAQAYQKFLRSGGWIDQGELFWQAIEQQSQQKSLMIYGYFNPCPDEVAFIEAIADENSIFYLLAGESPLFAPQNTLRQRFKRNGWTERYLNNNKTTVAPPSRWLSRSFLGASGITPEPEQKPQVMAQVYANQNAEARGVLAQVKQLLHQGVLSRDMVIVAANDTEWGDRLMDIAWEYGIALRLPYTIPIAETRVGAWVKLLLEVLDQHWSFELTARFFQHPLSRGLGKNLWAQFQQSRPNNFDSWRSVILAEQNIDIAPIQLPTEALRHDWLTYFQSIFDLFQVRQQARRWAKESLAYKNWSEGLQELPELGTAAITWSQFREEMLTHLNLLQTVAGPGREGIELHNLRSIVGAQYDYVFVIDGREGNLPKPIVNDAVLDFYERQQLESQGIHLTSALESAQKETFDFYSLLQTPKKSFVFSYAKTFPRHGSYEQSEPSSYFQRLGLIPEPTSLPIIPSPEIARQVYLRRSHGDLLGTDDVLIKAIHAWQVEQQRESSGPPNEYDGVVGIPFDYETHWFSASQLTQLGQCPFKWFANKLLKLGEIEEADSELDPALKGSLYHKVLEIALGAYQQDTTINLVDNDRLMEWFQQAEKYIADEKNIDVTQFRAWEYQRQELSATLKRVMLQPDFLPESVEILALEREFKGKIEDLKVRGYIDRIDRREESLVFIDYKSGGTIPKGIKDQNGKAKIDLQLPLYKIVGGVSLYPGERVDKIMYYSLSKAKDISPRQVISETELREILEGFKQYFQTGTYPVAPDRDREACRYCSNELVCRQGDRLERKGV; this is encoded by the coding sequence ATGCCGACCCTTTATGTCAGTTCTCGCATTGAACCCCTTCTTGATGCTGCCTGGGAATTAAGTCAAGATTTGAGCGATGATGGCGGCTGGCAAATGATTACCCCTAACCGTAACGCCGCCCAGACACTAGGGGTTACAGCGTTTTCCCTACAGCAGTTGGCCCAAGATATTCTCAACATTAGACAAATTAAAATTGCGCCGCCCTTGGTCGTTCACGATTATCTGAAGGAAGCGCTACGACAGACTCTAGAACTCCAAGATCCGGAGGGGATGGCACGAACATGGCAACCAACGGTTCAAGTTATTTTTCGGAGTCAACCTGATTTGTGCTTAGGGTCAAACAGCTCTAAACGAGCGCAGGAGGTATTTGCGGTTGCCCAAGCCTATCAGAAATTTTTACGCAGTGGTGGTTGGATTGATCAAGGTGAACTATTTTGGCAAGCAATTGAACAACAGAGCCAGCAAAAGTCTTTGATGATCTATGGGTACTTTAATCCCTGTCCTGATGAGGTAGCTTTTATTGAGGCGATCGCCGACGAAAATAGTATTTTTTATTTGTTAGCTGGGGAATCACCGCTTTTTGCTCCCCAGAACACGTTAAGACAGCGCTTTAAACGTAATGGCTGGACAGAAAGGTATTTAAACAACAACAAAACAACCGTCGCCCCACCGTCTAGATGGCTTTCTAGGTCCTTTTTAGGCGCATCTGGCATTACCCCCGAACCAGAACAGAAACCCCAGGTGATGGCTCAGGTTTACGCTAATCAAAACGCAGAAGCACGGGGAGTTTTGGCGCAAGTCAAACAGCTTCTTCATCAAGGGGTATTGAGTCGAGATATGGTGATTGTGGCGGCCAATGATACGGAATGGGGCGATCGCCTGATGGACATCGCTTGGGAATACGGCATTGCGTTGCGGTTGCCCTACACGATTCCTATTGCGGAAACCCGAGTGGGGGCTTGGGTTAAATTATTGTTAGAAGTTTTGGATCAGCATTGGTCCTTTGAGCTAACCGCTCGCTTTTTTCAGCATCCTCTCAGTCGTGGACTAGGGAAAAATCTTTGGGCGCAATTCCAGCAATCTCGACCTAATAATTTTGATAGTTGGCGATCGGTTATTTTGGCTGAGCAAAATATTGACATTGCCCCAATACAGTTACCGACGGAAGCCCTCCGCCATGACTGGTTAACCTATTTTCAATCGATCTTCGACCTGTTTCAGGTTCGACAACAGGCAAGGCGTTGGGCCAAAGAAAGTCTGGCTTATAAAAACTGGAGTGAGGGGTTACAGGAGTTGCCTGAACTGGGAACAGCGGCGATCACCTGGAGCCAATTCCGGGAAGAAATGCTCACCCATTTGAATTTGTTGCAGACCGTTGCGGGGCCAGGACGGGAAGGCATTGAGCTCCATAATCTCCGTTCGATTGTCGGGGCACAGTATGACTATGTTTTTGTCATTGATGGCCGGGAAGGTAATTTACCTAAACCAATTGTCAATGATGCAGTTCTAGATTTTTATGAACGTCAGCAGTTAGAAAGTCAGGGCATTCATTTAACCAGCGCCTTGGAATCTGCCCAAAAAGAAACGTTTGACTTTTATAGCCTGCTCCAAACCCCTAAAAAATCTTTCGTTTTTTCCTACGCCAAAACCTTTCCCCGTCATGGTTCCTACGAACAATCTGAACCGTCTTCCTATTTTCAACGCTTAGGTCTTATCCCTGAGCCAACCTCTTTACCGATTATCCCGAGTCCCGAAATTGCTCGGCAGGTTTACCTCCGGCGATCTCACGGAGATCTGCTTGGGACAGATGACGTTTTAATCAAAGCCATTCACGCTTGGCAGGTTGAACAACAGCGAGAAAGCAGTGGGCCACCGAATGAATATGACGGCGTGGTGGGAATACCTTTTGATTATGAAACTCATTGGTTTAGTGCTTCCCAATTAACTCAATTGGGGCAATGTCCCTTTAAATGGTTTGCCAATAAATTGCTCAAACTAGGGGAAATTGAGGAGGCAGACTCAGAGCTTGATCCGGCTTTGAAAGGGTCGCTTTATCATAAAGTACTAGAAATTGCCCTGGGTGCTTATCAACAAGATACGACCATTAACCTCGTTGATAATGACAGGCTTATGGAATGGTTTCAGCAGGCAGAAAAATATATTGCTGACGAGAAAAATATTGATGTAACTCAATTTCGCGCTTGGGAGTATCAACGTCAGGAATTGAGCGCCACCCTTAAACGGGTTATGTTGCAGCCAGATTTTTTGCCTGAATCAGTGGAAATATTGGCACTAGAGCGGGAGTTTAAAGGTAAAATCGAGGATTTAAAAGTTCGAGGCTATATTGATCGGATTGATCGTCGTGAGGAGAGTTTAGTCTTCATTGATTATAAATCTGGCGGCACAATCCCCAAAGGGATCAAAGATCAAAATGGTAAGGCAAAAATTGATTTACAGTTACCTCTTTACAAGATCGTAGGGGGAGTATCTTTATATCCGGGAGAGCGGGTTGATAAAATCATGTATTACTCCCTCAGTAAAGCCAAAGATATTTCTCCAAGACAAGTTATTTCTGAGACAGAACTCAGGGAAATTCTCGAAGGGTTCAAGCAGTACTTTCAGACAGGAACTTACCCCGTTGCACCGGATCGGGATCGAGAAGCTTGCCGATACTGCTCGAACGAATTAGTTTGCCGTCAAGGCGATCGCCTTGAACGTAAGGGGGTTTAA